The genomic DNA GAAGTTCAATTTCAGGATACTGAAGAACCAGATTGGACACTCTTCTGACTAATCGTCTGATTTTTAAATTTAAACCCCTACCATTCAATTGAATAGCTTTCCATGTTGGTTTCCCCAGGTCTTTGATAACTATATTATGCTCCTTTTCAAATGAAGTATGTATCTCAATATCCTTAGGAGTTATAACTGTAACCTCATGTCCTTGTCGGGCAAGCTCTTTTGCCAACTCTGTCGTTCTAAACGAACGCGGTGAGTTCATCGGGAAAAAGCTCCTGCTAACTATCAATACTTTCTTTTTATTCATTAAATGCTTTAAGTATTTGTGTTACAATTCTCTCTGCAGAATTACCATCCCATAAAGCAGGTATGCCGCCTTCTTTCCAATCCCCGTTAAACAATTTAGTTAAATAACCATTTATGTTCTTTGGGTCTGTTCCAACTAACTCGTTTGTTCCTATAGTTATCGTTTCTGGCCTCTCTGTGTTATCTCGTAATGTCAAACAAGGAACACCTAGTACAGTAGTTTCCTCTGTAATACCTCCCGAATCTGTAATTACTGCCTTTGCATTTTTTACCAGATAATTAAACTCCAGATATCCTAAGGGATCAACTATATTTAAATTTGGCGCACTTATACCTAAACTAGTGAAGATTTTAGCCGTTCTTGGATGAATTGGGAAAATTATTGGCAGCCCCTGTACACCATCCACAATTTCCTGGATCAGTTCCTTTAATTTTTCACCTTCATCTACATTAGCTGGACGATGTAGCGTAAGAACGATATAGTTCTTATCCTTCAAATCCAATCTCTGATAAAACTCAGGAGCTTTAAATTTACTTTGATTGACCAACAGCGTATCAATCATCACATTCCCAACAAAATGTATCTGGGCTTCGTCTACTCCAGCTTTTAATAAATTGGTATTTGCTATTTCACTGGTTGTAAAAAAGTAATCTGTAATACTATCAGTAACCAAACGGTTAATCTCCTCAGGCATACTAATATCAAACGACCTGATTCCTGCTTCAACATGTGCTACTTTTGTATTCAGCTTCTTAGCTACAATCGAGCACGCCAAAGTAGAAGTAACATCACCTACAACTAACACCAAATCAGCAGGATGGTTCATTAGCTCTTTTTCAAAGGCTACCATTATGGCACCAGTCTGTTCTGCTTGTGTCCCACCTCCTGCTTCTAAATTTATGTCGGGTTGGGGTATCTGAAGTTCCTCAAAAAAGGTATCGGACATCTTTTGATCATAATGCTGCCCTGTATGTACTAACCTATAAGAGATTGGTGCCCCATTACTCTTAGCTTTTAATATGGCATGGATTATAGGAGCAATTTTCATGAAATTTGGTCTCGCTCCTGCAATAAGTGTTATTTTCACTTTAGCTATTTTTTATGTTTTGGAATTCAATAATGATTAAAATCTTAAAATTGTAAAATCATTATCAAGTTTTGTATACCTTCTCCCAGGTTTGTAAGCAGGCTGTCCAACTAAGTTTATTAAAAATCACATTACTGTTTCTCTTTCCTATCTCTTCCCAATTATCATATTGGCTTAAAGCAGCCTTTATGTTCTCAGGTAGTTTGCCTTCACTGGTTCTAACAAGTTTCACTTCCCACAAATCATATAAATCATAAGGGAGCCAATCGCCCACAACTAGCAATTTTCCAGCTGCTATCGATTCAGATAAGGAAGCTGAAAATGCATCTGAAACTTGAATATTAATGTCTATATCCGACGCGCATCTTAGAAGTGCTAATTCTTTCTCTTCTAATTTACTTTCAAAAACAGTATATGTCACACCGACATTATCAAGCTCAAGCCTTAATCTATTCTTGTATTCAGTATCTCCACCATAAGTAAGTGGTACAAATACATGTACATCTTCTTTTATCTCGCTTTTTAAGTTACCGATAGCTTCAATCAATTTAAGATGCTGTTGCAATGGACTTGCATTATACCCTATACTTATTATTCTTTTTGAAAGCGGAATATTATACTTTGTTTTAAATTCAGCTATATCTCTTTCTGTTACACTATTTATTAGATCCAGTAATTTTAAGCCAAAGAAGGTTGATTGCGTCTTATGCTTGTATTCAGGAAATTCGTTTTCGAAGATTCTTTTAACACCTTCAACCATTGTTATGGAATCACTATACTTTAATAGTTTTTGATAAGCCTTCTTTTGTTGATCTGATGCTCTTAAATAATCTGATCCCCAGAAAGTTGTTACTAAGCGACATCCCTGTTGCTTAATTTGCTTTGCATAAAATGCATATTCTTTGTGAACATAATGTACATTCACAATATCACCATGCTTAAATTCTTTGCTAATACATTTTTTGTTGATATAGGGGATAAAGAATCTTCTAATGTATTTGATCTTTAGAACCCATTTTGCCCACCAGTAAGAATTTATAAATGTTGTATATCCTGTAACCGGATCATAAGTTTTTGAACTAATAAAATCATAAACACGCACGCTATGACCTTCATGCTGTAAACGATGCACCAGTTCCAGAAATAAAGGATTTGTTACGGCAAGGTTGAATATGAATAGGATTCTCAAGGTTATGTTACAATTTTATATTACTTGTTTTATTATTTTCTTTATTAGGCTTTATTAGGCTTTATTAGGCTTTATTAGGCTTTATTACCTTAATTATTTCTTTCAATAAATCCCTTTCTAAAAAGAATATCGTTAAAGCATATATGGGAATGCTTAGTACTATTTTAGATAGCAGACTTAATTCTAGATTCAGATTAAAACTATTAACTAATAAACCTATAAGTATAATTAAGAGGCAGCCTAAAATTATCTTATACAACTGCTTCCAAATATCTAATAAACTTAAGTTTATAATGTTGATTGCTACATTTAAAATTGGTATTGCACCTATAGTACCAATTAATAAATATGCAAATACTAAACCTTCCAATTCTCCTAAGTATAGCCCTAAGATCCAAGCAGGAATCAGAATAATGTTTAAGTATAGAGTAACTCTGAAAGCCTTACCAGCATTACCTGTAGCATTATAAATTACTCCATTTAAAGAAAGTACAGATTGAGCCGCGCCCAAAATACTAAGCATCTTAATAATGGGAATTGCATCTCTCCATTTAGCTCCTAAAATCAGCAGTACAAATTCATCGGCTACAGTAAACAGACCTACCATTAAAGGAAATGTGACTAGTGCAATGAACTTAATAACCTTTAAGTAATGAAATGCAATCTTCTCTTTATCACCCTGAATAACGGAGAATGCAGGAAACAGCACTTTACTAAAAACACTGGTAACATTTGATATAGGCAACATCATTAGATTATAGCTCCTGGTATAAATACCTAGCGAAGCATTTCCTAAAAATTTACCGATCAGCAAATTGTCTAAGTTACGTGTTAAGTAACCAAGCATATTTGTTCCAACTATTCCGGAACCATAATTAAATAATCCACTTATCTCGCTCCACGAAAAGTAAAACAGAGGTCTCCATTTAGCTATTCTCCACACAAATATCAGGTTAATAACAGAAGAAATAATACCCTGAATTACCAGGCTCCAAACTCCCCAATTATTATAGGCCATATAAAAAGCAACTCCATAACTTAGGAAAGTAGCTATCCAAGCAGCAACAATCTTAAGCTTAAAATCTATGTTTTTACTTAAGAGGGTATTAGGTATTCCGGCAAGAGAATTGATTATTAAACTTAAAGTAACTACACGGGTCAGGATTATTAATTTTGGTTCATTATAAAATTCCGCGATAAACGGTGAAAGCACAAAAAATAAGAGGTACACAAACAAACCGATAGCCAGGTTAAACCAGAAAACACTGGATGTTTTTTTAACGGTTAAGTTTTGATCATAAATGATAGCAGAGCTGAATCCAAAATCAACAAATAAGTTAGCAAAGCCTGAGAAAATAGTTATCATACCTACTAACCCATAAGCTTCCGGCCCCAGTAACCTTGCTAAATAGATCCCAAACCAAACGAAGATAAGTTGGGTTACTACCTGGTTAATTATATTCCATTTTAGGCCGCTTTTAACCTTAGCTTGTAGCATATTAATTATAAAGACAGGAAGCTACAATAGCAAAAGTAGAAAAGTCTACTTTTATGATTACTCACGTTTAACTATACCTGTGTGCTTCTAAAAATATTTATTGAAATTTGATTATTACTTATCCATTAAACGTTTAACCGTTTTATCGTATTCCTGCCATTCGCCGGTATCCATCCAGGAGCCTTCGCTCACCGGGTATACACCAATTTTACGATTCTCTTTTTTAAGATTACCAATCAGTTCCGTTATATGGAAGAAACCTTTCTCAGGTATCTCATTTATAAGATCAGCTTCTAAGATATACATCCCGGTATTGATCCAAACTGATTGATTAGGCTTCTCTCTTATTTCCAGAAGTTCTCCGTTATCACCTGTCTCAAGCGTACCATATGGTATCTGATAATGTTTAAGTGCTGCTATAATAGTTAGCTCGTTTTTATTATCTCTGTGGTACTTTAAGATGTCAGAGTAATCCTGATCAATTATAATGTCGCAATTTGTAACAAAAAACGTTCTATCTATCTTACCTTTTAACAAACTCAAGCTACCTGCCGTGCCTCTTGGCTCATCTTCTTTGATAAACTGTATGTTGTAAGGAAGATTTAACTCTTTCAGGTAAAACTTGATCAGCGATGCTTTATAGTTTACTGATAAGAAAAAATCATTTACTCCATGACTGTTAAACCTGGAGAAAATTTCTTCCAGCATGGTACCGTCCCCAATCGGAATCAATGGCTTAGGCACCACATTAGTTAATGGTTTTAACCTGGTTCCAAAACCACCAGCCATTACCACTACAGGTAAATCGAATTGAAAAGCAGGTTTAGGTTTAGCATCTTTAAAAATGTCTTCCCAAAAATGCACGTCTAATAAGTCTTTATCTTCATTTACAACAGGGCAAAACTCCATTCTAAACGAAAGCATTAATTTCTCAATAGTATGCATAGTATCATCCGGAGACGCTACCCGAATGTGCTCCCGCAGTATAGTTGATATCGGAGTATCCAGATCTATCTTTTTGATGATCGCTCTTTGTATATCGCCCGCACTTACAATGCTTATAAATTTTTCATTACTGACAATCAGTAAAAGCTTCTTGTCTAGTACGTCCATTTGTTTCAATGCATCCAGTATAGTTGCATTTGGCGAAATTATGCGCTCTTCAATTCTTTTTGAATAAATCATTTACCTGTTAATATTCTTTACTGCAAAGCTTTTCACATCTTTATTTTGGGCTTTTGTAAGTAAGTATATACAAATACCTAAAAACTATTTAATGCGCCTTGCAGGATTTCCGACCCATGTCTGATTAGCTGCAACATCATTTATAACAACTGTTCCAGCACCTATAATTACACTATCTTCAATCTTAACGCCCTGCTTAACCACTGCATTCGCTCCAATAAAGCTACTTTTACCCACCATAACGTTACCTGCTAATACAGCTCCTGGCGCAATATGAGCGTAATCACCAATATTACATTCATGTTCCACAATGGCTCCGGTATTTACAATAACACCTTTCCCAATCTGAGCCATAGGATTTATCATTGCGCCTGCAGAAATAAAACTACCATTACCTATTGCGGCGTAACCTGCAACTATTGCGGAGGGATGTATGATTGAAGTATTATTAAGTTTTCTCTCTGTCAGGTATTCAGTCAGTTTTTCCCTGATTACATTATCTCCTATACCTATAAAAAAACTAGCATCGTAGGCCTTTATTTGTGTTAGAGTATTCTCATCTTTTTCATCCCCTAAGTATTTTAAATAAAATGGGTTGAATTTAGCTTCTGATCTATCACAATATCCTATTAAATCTAAACCTAGTTTCTTAATTGCATCTGCTACTACATATGCATGCCCAGAATAACCTAATAGTATAATGCTCCCCATAGTTATATCCTGACACTGCTAGGTATATTCACAAGTCTCTCTTCTAACCAATTACTTATTGATAAATCACCTAGCTGGCAATCTTGGAACATTGGTAACTTATGCATTAAAGTCCATACGGGCCTGGACATTACTCCATTAGCATTCAGTTCTGTTAAAAAGGCGTCACGCTCTTTCCTATCGTTTAATAGAACTGCGTTAAGCCAATAGTTTGCTTTGGCATCCGGCTCTTCTATTATATATTCTACTCCTTCTACCCCTTTAAAGAATTTTGTATAGTTTTCAGCCAGTTCTCGTTTATTTTCCACAAAAGCATTTAATTGCTCCAGTTGCGCGCAGGCCAAAGCAGCATTAAGGTTTGGCATGCGGTAATTATACCCGATATAATCGTGGTTAAACTCCCAGGCATGAGGTGTTTTAGCCTGTGTTGTCAGGTGCTTCGCTAGCTTTGCAATACGCTCATCATTCGTTACAATGGCACCGCCTCCGCCGCAGGTAACAGTCTTATTCCCATTAAAACTAAAAGTGCCAAGCAACCCAAAACCTCCTGTATGTTTTCCCTTATAGTAACTCCCTAATGACTCAGCAGCATCTTCCACCAATGGTATATTCCACTCCTGGCAGATGGCAGCAATGCGATCTACCTCACAAGGAAAACCAAAGCTATGCATCGGAACACAAGCAGCGATCCGATTACCAGTTTTCTTATTAAAAGTAGCCCCCTCTGCTTTCTGTCCAAACTCCTTTAAGAATGCCTCCAGTTTTTCAGCACTTAGGCCAAGTGTTTTCCTATCAACGTCCAGAAAAACAGGTTTTGCACCAATGTAACTTATGGCATTGGCAGTAGCAATGAAGGTAAGGTCCTGTGAGAGCACTTCATCACCTTGCGTAACACCAGCAACAATAAGTGCCATATGCAGGGCTGCAGTACCATTAACAGTAGCAATAGCATACTTAGCTCCTGTAATATCCTGCATCATCTCCTCAAAGCGGTTTACATAAGCACCCACTGATGAAACGAAAGTTGAGTCGATGGCATCTGCTACATATCTCTTCTCATTTCCAACGAACCGGGGCTCATGTAAGGGAATAAAATCCTGATTAGGGAAAAGAGATTTTATATGGTTTAAGATGTGGCTATACTTAGTAGTCTGCCCCATAAATTAAGTCCTTAGAAGATTTACCTTAATTCTATATATTATAAATATCAGCCTTGTATTGTCGCAGGTTCTCTTTGTTTCGGAACCACTCAATTGTTTCCGCAAGTCCCTCCTGTAGCGAATACTTCATCTCCCAATTTGTATGGCTCTTGATCTTACTGTTGGCTCCATATAAACGGAACACTTCGCTTTTCTCAGGCCTTAAACGAATATCATCCTGAATTATTCTTGCCTCTGGATTGATCTGGTTGATCAGGCTCTGAGCAAGATCTCCAACTGTTATCTCAGACTCGGTTGCGATGTTACAATCTTCACCTATAAGGCTATCTGACTTTGCAATTTCTACAAAACCATTCGCAGTATCCTTTACAAAAAGCAGGTCGCGCGTAGGAGTCAGATCTCCTAATTTTATTTCAGTTTTACCCTGCAGCAACTGTGTGATAATAGTAGGTATAACGGCTCTGGCTGATTGCCGAGGACCATATGTATTGAATGGTCGTACTATAGTAAGTGGCAAGTTGAAGCTCCTGTAGAAGGATTCTGCGATGCAGTCTGCACCAATCTTTGAAGCTGAATAAGGAGATTGTGGCTGACGCGGGTGCTTCTCATCTATTGGAATGTACTGTGCGGTGCCATATACTTCTGAAGTGGATGTTACCAACACTCTCTCTACACCCAGATCTTTTGCTGCCTGAACGATATTTAAAGTACCTTTTACATTGGTATCAATATAACTATCCGGAGAGTGATAACTGAAAGGTATAGCTATCAGTGCTGCCAGGTGAAAGACTACATCTATATCCTTCATAGCAGTACGTACACCATTCGGATCCCTTATATCGCCAGAGAATATCTCTAGTTGTGAGAGTTTTTCTTTAGAAAAGTTATCTAACCAACCCCAACTATTGAAGGAATTATAGTATACAAAGGCTTTGACGATACATCCTTCCTCTAAAAGACGTTCCACCAAATGACTTCCAATAAAACCATCAGCTCCGGTTACAAGTACTCTTTTACCTTTTAATTCAGCCATAAAAGTTAATGTGATTTCTATCTATTAATAAAATTTGTGGCACTATTTGCCTTGTACCAGTTAAATGCTAAATCTAACCCATCTAAAACAGAAAATAAGGGTTTGTAACCCAATACTCTATTCGCTTTCCCTATATCTGCAAGACTATGCCGAACATCGCCTTTTCTTTCTTCCCGGTACTCAGCAGGTATAGATACTCCGGCAATTTCATTAATTTTATTCCAAAGCTGATTTAAAGTTGTGCGCTCACCAAAAGCTATATTGACTACGTCATGCTTTGTGATAACCGAACTTAGCATTGCCTTTATATTTGCCTGCACAGCATTTTCAACAAATGTAAAGTCCCGGCTGGTTTCGCCGTCACCATTTATAAAAGGTGCTTCTCCATTCAATGCAGATTCTATAAATAAAGGGATAGCTGCTGCATAAGGCCCTTTCGGGTTTTGTCTTGGCCCGAATACGTTAAAGTAGCGCAGGCCAATCGTATGAAAGTCGTAGGTTTTAGAGAATACGCTTGCGTATAGCTCATTCACATATTTCGTAACCGCATAAGGAGAGAGGGGATTCCCAATTTCGTTTTCCACTTTAGGCAGGCCAGGGTGGTCGCCATAGGTACTGGAACTGGCAGCATATACCATGCGCTTAATACCCGCATCGCGTGCCGATACCAACATATTCAGGAATCCACTTACGTTTACCTCATTGCTGGTAATGGGATCATTAATGGAACGCGGCACCGAACCCAGCGCTGCCTGGTGTGAAAGATAATCTATTCCTTCCAATGCTTTGCGGCATATCTCCAGATCCCGTATATCCCCCTCCAGCAGTTCAAAAGCAGGATTCGCTTTAAAAGCTTCTATATTCGCATGTGACCCCGTCGAGAAATTATCCAGCACCCGCACTTTGCCTGCACCATACTTCAGCAGGTATTCTACAATGTTAGAGCCTATAAAACCTGCACCCCCAGTTACAAGGAAGCTGTATTGGCTAAGGTTTTCGGTATGGTATGGTGTTTCGTACACAGCTTTGGGCTATTATAGATTTAATTATTAATAAGTCATTTCGACGCAAGTAGAAATCCATTGAAACATATTGTGATGCTTCATATTTCTCCTTAAGTCGAAATGACACCATTCTTTGTATTTATTTTATACTCTGGCGTCGGCTAATTCTTTTGGTAGGATGCTTTTTACATCGTAGATCACGGCTTTCTCTTTGCATAATTTGCTTAGATCAAGTTCCCTGAACGTGTCGAGTGAAACGGCCAGGATCACGGCATCACTACAAAGCACGTGTTAGGCCTTTACCTTTTTCCGGAACTTCTGGGTCCACTCCCTCTTCTGCTCCTCGCCATACGTATAACTGTAGCCGTAGCCATAACTACTCCCCTGCTTGGCATCGTTTAGCACCAGGAGCGGGTGCTTGAGTTTCTG from Pontibacter liquoris includes the following:
- the wecB gene encoding non-hydrolyzing UDP-N-acetylglucosamine 2-epimerase, with product MKITLIAGARPNFMKIAPIIHAILKAKSNGAPISYRLVHTGQHYDQKMSDTFFEELQIPQPDINLEAGGGTQAEQTGAIMVAFEKELMNHPADLVLVVGDVTSTLACSIVAKKLNTKVAHVEAGIRSFDISMPEEINRLVTDSITDYFFTTSEIANTNLLKAGVDEAQIHFVGNVMIDTLLVNQSKFKAPEFYQRLDLKDKNYIVLTLHRPANVDEGEKLKELIQEIVDGVQGLPIIFPIHPRTAKIFTSLGISAPNLNIVDPLGYLEFNYLVKNAKAVITDSGGITEETTVLGVPCLTLRDNTERPETITIGTNELVGTDPKNINGYLTKLFNGDWKEGGIPALWDGNSAERIVTQILKAFNE
- a CDS encoding glycosyltransferase, whose protein sequence is MRILFIFNLAVTNPLFLELVHRLQHEGHSVRVYDFISSKTYDPVTGYTTFINSYWWAKWVLKIKYIRRFFIPYINKKCISKEFKHGDIVNVHYVHKEYAFYAKQIKQQGCRLVTTFWGSDYLRASDQQKKAYQKLLKYSDSITMVEGVKRIFENEFPEYKHKTQSTFFGLKLLDLINSVTERDIAEFKTKYNIPLSKRIISIGYNASPLQQHLKLIEAIGNLKSEIKEDVHVFVPLTYGGDTEYKNRLRLELDNVGVTYTVFESKLEEKELALLRCASDIDINIQVSDAFSASLSESIAAGKLLVVGDWLPYDLYDLWEVKLVRTSEGKLPENIKAALSQYDNWEEIGKRNSNVIFNKLSWTACLQTWEKVYKT
- a CDS encoding lipopolysaccharide biosynthesis protein; the protein is MLQAKVKSGLKWNIINQVVTQLIFVWFGIYLARLLGPEAYGLVGMITIFSGFANLFVDFGFSSAIIYDQNLTVKKTSSVFWFNLAIGLFVYLLFFVLSPFIAEFYNEPKLIILTRVVTLSLIINSLAGIPNTLLSKNIDFKLKIVAAWIATFLSYGVAFYMAYNNWGVWSLVIQGIISSVINLIFVWRIAKWRPLFYFSWSEISGLFNYGSGIVGTNMLGYLTRNLDNLLIGKFLGNASLGIYTRSYNLMMLPISNVTSVFSKVLFPAFSVIQGDKEKIAFHYLKVIKFIALVTFPLMVGLFTVADEFVLLILGAKWRDAIPIIKMLSILGAAQSVLSLNGVIYNATGNAGKAFRVTLYLNIILIPAWILGLYLGELEGLVFAYLLIGTIGAIPILNVAINIINLSLLDIWKQLYKIILGCLLIILIGLLVNSFNLNLELSLLSKIVLSIPIYALTIFFLERDLLKEIIKVIKPNKA
- a CDS encoding sugar phosphate nucleotidyltransferase — encoded protein: MIYSKRIEERIISPNATILDALKQMDVLDKKLLLIVSNEKFISIVSAGDIQRAIIKKIDLDTPISTILREHIRVASPDDTMHTIEKLMLSFRMEFCPVVNEDKDLLDVHFWEDIFKDAKPKPAFQFDLPVVVMAGGFGTRLKPLTNVVPKPLIPIGDGTMLEEIFSRFNSHGVNDFFLSVNYKASLIKFYLKELNLPYNIQFIKEDEPRGTAGSLSLLKGKIDRTFFVTNCDIIIDQDYSDILKYHRDNKNELTIIAALKHYQIPYGTLETGDNGELLEIREKPNQSVWINTGMYILEADLINEIPEKGFFHITELIGNLKKENRKIGVYPVSEGSWMDTGEWQEYDKTVKRLMDK
- a CDS encoding acetyltransferase; amino-acid sequence: MGSIILLGYSGHAYVVADAIKKLGLDLIGYCDRSEAKFNPFYLKYLGDEKDENTLTQIKAYDASFFIGIGDNVIREKLTEYLTERKLNNTSIIHPSAIVAGYAAIGNGSFISAGAMINPMAQIGKGVIVNTGAIVEHECNIGDYAHIAPGAVLAGNVMVGKSSFIGANAVVKQGVKIEDSVIIGAGTVVINDVAANQTWVGNPARRIK
- a CDS encoding LegC family aminotransferase, with protein sequence MGQTTKYSHILNHIKSLFPNQDFIPLHEPRFVGNEKRYVADAIDSTFVSSVGAYVNRFEEMMQDITGAKYAIATVNGTAALHMALIVAGVTQGDEVLSQDLTFIATANAISYIGAKPVFLDVDRKTLGLSAEKLEAFLKEFGQKAEGATFNKKTGNRIAACVPMHSFGFPCEVDRIAAICQEWNIPLVEDAAESLGSYYKGKHTGGFGLLGTFSFNGNKTVTCGGGGAIVTNDERIAKLAKHLTTQAKTPHAWEFNHDYIGYNYRMPNLNAALACAQLEQLNAFVENKRELAENYTKFFKGVEGVEYIIEEPDAKANYWLNAVLLNDRKERDAFLTELNANGVMSRPVWTLMHKLPMFQDCQLGDLSISNWLEERLVNIPSSVRI
- a CDS encoding NAD-dependent 4,6-dehydratase LegB; the encoded protein is MAELKGKRVLVTGADGFIGSHLVERLLEEGCIVKAFVYYNSFNSWGWLDNFSKEKLSQLEIFSGDIRDPNGVRTAMKDIDVVFHLAALIAIPFSYHSPDSYIDTNVKGTLNIVQAAKDLGVERVLVTSTSEVYGTAQYIPIDEKHPRQPQSPYSASKIGADCIAESFYRSFNLPLTIVRPFNTYGPRQSARAVIPTIITQLLQGKTEIKLGDLTPTRDLLFVKDTANGFVEIAKSDSLIGEDCNIATESEITVGDLAQSLINQINPEARIIQDDIRLRPEKSEVFRLYGANSKIKSHTNWEMKYSLQEGLAETIEWFRNKENLRQYKADIYNI
- a CDS encoding SDR family oxidoreductase is translated as MYETPYHTENLSQYSFLVTGGAGFIGSNIVEYLLKYGAGKVRVLDNFSTGSHANIEAFKANPAFELLEGDIRDLEICRKALEGIDYLSHQAALGSVPRSINDPITSNEVNVSGFLNMLVSARDAGIKRMVYAASSSTYGDHPGLPKVENEIGNPLSPYAVTKYVNELYASVFSKTYDFHTIGLRYFNVFGPRQNPKGPYAAAIPLFIESALNGEAPFINGDGETSRDFTFVENAVQANIKAMLSSVITKHDVVNIAFGERTTLNQLWNKINEIAGVSIPAEYREERKGDVRHSLADIGKANRVLGYKPLFSVLDGLDLAFNWYKANSATNFINR